One stretch of Lagenorhynchus albirostris chromosome 13, mLagAlb1.1, whole genome shotgun sequence DNA includes these proteins:
- the LIMS1 gene encoding LIM and senescent cell antigen-like-containing domain protein 1 isoform X3 — MLGVAAGMTNSNMANALANASCERCRGGFAPAEKIVNSNGELYHEQCFVCAQCFQQFPEGLFYEFEGRKYCEHDFQMLFAPCCHQCGEFVVGRVIKAMNNSWHPECFRCDLCQGVLADIGFVKSAGRHLCRPCHNREKARGLGKYICQKCHAIIDEQPLIFKNDPYHPDHFNCANCGKELTADARELKGELYCLPCHDKMGVPICGACRRPIEGRVVNAMGKQWHVEHFVCAKCEKPFLGHRHYERKGLAYCETHYNQLFGDVCFHCNRVIEGDVVSALNKAWCVHCFSCSTCSAKLTLKDKFVEIDLKPVCKHCYEKMPEEFKRRLAKREREAKDKDKQKKKKPVCL, encoded by the exons CAACATGGCCAATGCCCTGGCCAACGCCAGCTGTGAGCGCTGCCGGGGAGGCTTCGCGCCCGCCGAGAAGATCGTCAATAGCAACGGCGAACTGTACCACGAGCAGTGCTTCGTGTGCGCCCAGTGCTTCCAGCAGTTCCCCGAGGGCCTCTTCTATGAG TTTGAAGGAAGGAAGTACTGTGAACATGACTTTCAGATGCTCTTTGCTCCCTGCTGTCACCAGTGTG GGGAATTCGTCGTCGGCCGAGTGATCAAAGCCATGAACAACAGTTGGCACCCCGAGTGCTTCCGCTGTGACCTCTGCCAGGGGGTCCTGGCAGACATCGGGTTTGTCAAGAGCGCCGGGAG ACATCTGTGTCGCCCCTGCCATAACCGAGAGAAGGCCCGAGGCCTCGGGAAGTACATCTGCCAGAAGTGCCACGCCATCATCGACGAGCAGCCTCTGATATTCAAGAACGACCCCTACCATCCAGACCACTTCAACTGTGCCAACTGCGG GAAGGAGCTGACCGCCGACGCCCGGGAGCTGAAGGGGGAGCTGTACTGCTTGCCGTGCCACGACAAGATGGGGGTCCCCATCTGTGGCGCCTGCCGCCGGCCCATCGAAGGGCGCGTGGTGAACGCCATGGGCAAGCAGTGGCACGTGGAG CATTTTGTTTGTGCCAAGTGTGAGAAACCGTTTCTCGGACATCGCCATTACGAGAGGAAGGGCCTGGCGTACTGTGAAACCCACTACAACCAG ctaTTTGGTGATGTTTGTTTCCACTGCAACCGTGTTATAGAAGGTGATG TGGTCTCCGCCCTCAACAAGGCCTGGTGCGTGCACTGCTTCTCCTGCTCCACCTGCAGCGCCAAGTTAACGCTCAA GGATAAGTTTGTTGAAATTGATCTAAAACCAGTCTGCAAACACTGTTATGAGAAAATGCCAGAAGAATTTAAGAGGCGACTTGCCAAACGGGAGAGAGAAGCAAAGGATAAAgacaagcagaaaaagaaaaagccagtcTGTTTGTAA
- the LIMS1 gene encoding LIM and senescent cell antigen-like-containing domain protein 1 isoform X4, translating to MANALANASCERCRGGFAPAEKIVNSNGELYHEQCFVCAQCFQQFPEGLFYEFEGRKYCEHDFQMLFAPCCHQCGEFVVGRVIKAMNNSWHPECFRCDLCQGVLADIGFVKSAGRHLCRPCHNREKARGLGKYICQKCHAIIDEQPLIFKNDPYHPDHFNCANCGKELTADARELKGELYCLPCHDKMGVPICGACRRPIEGRVVNAMGKQWHVEHFVCAKCEKPFLGHRHYERKGLAYCETHYNQLFGDVCFHCNRVIEGDVVSALNKAWCVHCFSCSTCSAKLTLKDKFVEIDLKPVCKHCYEKMPEEFKRRLAKREREAKDKDKQKKKKPVCL from the exons ATGGCCAATGCCCTGGCCAACGCCAGCTGTGAGCGCTGCCGGGGAGGCTTCGCGCCCGCCGAGAAGATCGTCAATAGCAACGGCGAACTGTACCACGAGCAGTGCTTCGTGTGCGCCCAGTGCTTCCAGCAGTTCCCCGAGGGCCTCTTCTATGAG TTTGAAGGAAGGAAGTACTGTGAACATGACTTTCAGATGCTCTTTGCTCCCTGCTGTCACCAGTGTG GGGAATTCGTCGTCGGCCGAGTGATCAAAGCCATGAACAACAGTTGGCACCCCGAGTGCTTCCGCTGTGACCTCTGCCAGGGGGTCCTGGCAGACATCGGGTTTGTCAAGAGCGCCGGGAG ACATCTGTGTCGCCCCTGCCATAACCGAGAGAAGGCCCGAGGCCTCGGGAAGTACATCTGCCAGAAGTGCCACGCCATCATCGACGAGCAGCCTCTGATATTCAAGAACGACCCCTACCATCCAGACCACTTCAACTGTGCCAACTGCGG GAAGGAGCTGACCGCCGACGCCCGGGAGCTGAAGGGGGAGCTGTACTGCTTGCCGTGCCACGACAAGATGGGGGTCCCCATCTGTGGCGCCTGCCGCCGGCCCATCGAAGGGCGCGTGGTGAACGCCATGGGCAAGCAGTGGCACGTGGAG CATTTTGTTTGTGCCAAGTGTGAGAAACCGTTTCTCGGACATCGCCATTACGAGAGGAAGGGCCTGGCGTACTGTGAAACCCACTACAACCAG ctaTTTGGTGATGTTTGTTTCCACTGCAACCGTGTTATAGAAGGTGATG TGGTCTCCGCCCTCAACAAGGCCTGGTGCGTGCACTGCTTCTCCTGCTCCACCTGCAGCGCCAAGTTAACGCTCAA GGATAAGTTTGTTGAAATTGATCTAAAACCAGTCTGCAAACACTGTTATGAGAAAATGCCAGAAGAATTTAAGAGGCGACTTGCCAAACGGGAGAGAGAAGCAAAGGATAAAgacaagcagaaaaagaaaaagccagtcTGTTTGTAA
- the LIMS1 gene encoding LIM and senescent cell antigen-like-containing domain protein 1 isoform X2 translates to MTALQLKELSQSGLYRRRRDRPDSLRLPGQQEQALSNMANALANASCERCRGGFAPAEKIVNSNGELYHEQCFVCAQCFQQFPEGLFYEFEGRKYCEHDFQMLFAPCCHQCGEFVVGRVIKAMNNSWHPECFRCDLCQGVLADIGFVKSAGRHLCRPCHNREKARGLGKYICQKCHAIIDEQPLIFKNDPYHPDHFNCANCGKELTADARELKGELYCLPCHDKMGVPICGACRRPIEGRVVNAMGKQWHVEHFVCAKCEKPFLGHRHYERKGLAYCETHYNQLFGDVCFHCNRVIEGDVVSALNKAWCVHCFSCSTCSAKLTLKNKFVEFDMKPVCKKCYEKFPLELKKRLKKLAETLGRK, encoded by the exons CAACATGGCCAATGCCCTGGCCAACGCCAGCTGTGAGCGCTGCCGGGGAGGCTTCGCGCCCGCCGAGAAGATCGTCAATAGCAACGGCGAACTGTACCACGAGCAGTGCTTCGTGTGCGCCCAGTGCTTCCAGCAGTTCCCCGAGGGCCTCTTCTATGAG TTTGAAGGAAGGAAGTACTGTGAACATGACTTTCAGATGCTCTTTGCTCCCTGCTGTCACCAGTGTG GGGAATTCGTCGTCGGCCGAGTGATCAAAGCCATGAACAACAGTTGGCACCCCGAGTGCTTCCGCTGTGACCTCTGCCAGGGGGTCCTGGCAGACATCGGGTTTGTCAAGAGCGCCGGGAG ACATCTGTGTCGCCCCTGCCATAACCGAGAGAAGGCCCGAGGCCTCGGGAAGTACATCTGCCAGAAGTGCCACGCCATCATCGACGAGCAGCCTCTGATATTCAAGAACGACCCCTACCATCCAGACCACTTCAACTGTGCCAACTGCGG GAAGGAGCTGACCGCCGACGCCCGGGAGCTGAAGGGGGAGCTGTACTGCTTGCCGTGCCACGACAAGATGGGGGTCCCCATCTGTGGCGCCTGCCGCCGGCCCATCGAAGGGCGCGTGGTGAACGCCATGGGCAAGCAGTGGCACGTGGAG CATTTTGTTTGTGCCAAGTGTGAGAAACCGTTTCTCGGACATCGCCATTACGAGAGGAAGGGCCTGGCGTACTGTGAAACCCACTACAACCAG ctaTTTGGTGATGTTTGTTTCCACTGCAACCGTGTTATAGAAGGTGATG TGGTCTCCGCCCTCAACAAGGCCTGGTGCGTGCACTGCTTCTCCTGCTCCACCTGCAGCGCCAAGTTAACGCTCAA GAATAAGTTTGTGGAGTTTGACATGAAGCCAGTCTGTAAGAAGTGCTATGAGAAATTTCCATTGGAGCTGAAAAAAAGACTTAAGAAGCTAGCTGAGACCTTAGGAAGGAAATAA
- the LIMS1 gene encoding LIM and senescent cell antigen-like-containing domain protein 1 isoform X1, with product MTALQLKELSQSGLYRRRRDRPDSLRLPGQQEQALSNMANALANASCERCRGGFAPAEKIVNSNGELYHEQCFVCAQCFQQFPEGLFYEFEGRKYCEHDFQMLFAPCCHQCGEFVVGRVIKAMNNSWHPECFRCDLCQGVLADIGFVKSAGRHLCRPCHNREKARGLGKYICQKCHAIIDEQPLIFKNDPYHPDHFNCANCGKELTADARELKGELYCLPCHDKMGVPICGACRRPIEGRVVNAMGKQWHVEHFVCAKCEKPFLGHRHYERKGLAYCETHYNQLFGDVCFHCNRVIEGDVVSALNKAWCVHCFSCSTCSAKLTLKDKFVEIDLKPVCKHCYEKMPEEFKRRLAKREREAKDKDKQKKKKPVCL from the exons CAACATGGCCAATGCCCTGGCCAACGCCAGCTGTGAGCGCTGCCGGGGAGGCTTCGCGCCCGCCGAGAAGATCGTCAATAGCAACGGCGAACTGTACCACGAGCAGTGCTTCGTGTGCGCCCAGTGCTTCCAGCAGTTCCCCGAGGGCCTCTTCTATGAG TTTGAAGGAAGGAAGTACTGTGAACATGACTTTCAGATGCTCTTTGCTCCCTGCTGTCACCAGTGTG GGGAATTCGTCGTCGGCCGAGTGATCAAAGCCATGAACAACAGTTGGCACCCCGAGTGCTTCCGCTGTGACCTCTGCCAGGGGGTCCTGGCAGACATCGGGTTTGTCAAGAGCGCCGGGAG ACATCTGTGTCGCCCCTGCCATAACCGAGAGAAGGCCCGAGGCCTCGGGAAGTACATCTGCCAGAAGTGCCACGCCATCATCGACGAGCAGCCTCTGATATTCAAGAACGACCCCTACCATCCAGACCACTTCAACTGTGCCAACTGCGG GAAGGAGCTGACCGCCGACGCCCGGGAGCTGAAGGGGGAGCTGTACTGCTTGCCGTGCCACGACAAGATGGGGGTCCCCATCTGTGGCGCCTGCCGCCGGCCCATCGAAGGGCGCGTGGTGAACGCCATGGGCAAGCAGTGGCACGTGGAG CATTTTGTTTGTGCCAAGTGTGAGAAACCGTTTCTCGGACATCGCCATTACGAGAGGAAGGGCCTGGCGTACTGTGAAACCCACTACAACCAG ctaTTTGGTGATGTTTGTTTCCACTGCAACCGTGTTATAGAAGGTGATG TGGTCTCCGCCCTCAACAAGGCCTGGTGCGTGCACTGCTTCTCCTGCTCCACCTGCAGCGCCAAGTTAACGCTCAA GGATAAGTTTGTTGAAATTGATCTAAAACCAGTCTGCAAACACTGTTATGAGAAAATGCCAGAAGAATTTAAGAGGCGACTTGCCAAACGGGAGAGAGAAGCAAAGGATAAAgacaagcagaaaaagaaaaagccagtcTGTTTGTAA